The following are from one region of the Amyelois transitella isolate CPQ chromosome 21, ilAmyTran1.1, whole genome shotgun sequence genome:
- the LOC132903033 gene encoding uncharacterized protein LOC132903033 isoform X2 — MVDWDLVLISIIADEEESAQANNRNRRRFWVDNLWKERESKGEFNNLFNDLKYDVQKFYDYHRMDYEKFQALLNICRPYIEKQRTNFRNPIEADQRLSLCLRFLITGSSFKSLGYSYRMGFSTVRSIVHETCQVIWNVLRPSVMPKPTREKWTRIAMEFDEKWNFPNCIGAIDDVGSYGRNSDGGIMQNSIFGKKLTSNALDIPPKKRLPRTDLELPYVFIADEAFPLTTNIMRPFSSDRLTDEAMKIYNYRLSRARRIVENAFGILQERFELCQKGIQVQPKYIDNIILACTCLHNFIIGGTSTESQSIASVSINLENDNNMNNALDGTTVREMFKDYFNSDEGSIPWQNDIVNRH; from the exons ATGGTAGATTGGGATTTAGTGTTGATATCGATTATTGCAGATGAAGAAGAAAGTGCACAGGCTAATAATAGGAATAGAAGAAGATTTTGGGTTGATAATTTATGGAAAGAAAGGGAATCAAAGGGTgaattcaataatttatttaatgacttAAAATACGACGtgcaaaaattttatgacTATCATAGAATGGATTATGAGAAATTTCAAGCACTGTTGAATATATGTCGACCATATATCGAAAAACAGAGGACCAATTTTCGCAACCCCATTGAAGCCGATCAAAGATTATCCTTGTGTTTGAG ATTTTTGATCACGGGAAGTAGCTTCAAGTCTCTAGGTTACAGCTATCGTATGGGGTTTAGTACAGTGCGCTCTATAGTACATGAAACTTGCCAAGTCATTTGGAATGTCCTAAGGCCTAGTGTTATGCCAAAACCAACAAGGGAAAAATGGACGCGAATCGCGATGgaatttgatgaaaaatgGAATTTCCCGAACTGCATCGGTGCAATAGATG ATGTAGGATCATATGGACGAAATAGTGATGGAGGTATAATGCAAAACTcaatatttggaaaaaaattgacTTCTAATGCCCTCGATATTCCCCCAAAAAAACGTTTACCGAGGACAGATCTTGAGTTGCCCTATGTTTTTATAGCAGACGAGGCTTTTCCGTTAACCACAAACATTATGAGACCATTTAGTAGCGACCGATTGACAGATGAAGCaatgaaaatatacaattatcGTTTGAGTAGAGCCAGGCGTATCGTCGAAAATGCATTTGGTATACTTCAAGAACGTTTCGAATTATGTCAAAAAGGAATTCAGgttcaaccaaaatatattgataatatCATTTTAGCATGTACTTGCTTACACAATTTCATCATAGGTGGTACAAGCACAGAAAGTCAAAGTATAGCAAGTGTAAGCATTAATTTAGAAAACgataataatatgaacaaTGCATTAGATGGTACGACAGTACGGGAGATGTTTAAAGATTACTTTAACTCTGATGAGGGCTCGATTCCATGGCAAAACGATATTGTAAATAGACATTAA
- the LOC132903033 gene encoding uncharacterized protein LOC132903033 isoform X1, whose amino-acid sequence MVDWDLVLISIIADEEESAQANNRNRRRFWVDNLWKERESKGEFNNLFNDLKYDVQKFYDYHRMDYEKFQALLNICRPYIEKQRTNFRNPIEADQRLSLCLRFLITGSSFKSLGYSYRMGFSTVRSIVHETCQVIWNVLRPSVMPKPTREKWTRIAMEFDEKWNFPNCIGAIDGKHFRIRAPRNSGSLYMNYKKFFSIVLLAVVDANYKFVIADVGSYGRNSDGGIMQNSIFGKKLTSNALDIPPKKRLPRTDLELPYVFIADEAFPLTTNIMRPFSSDRLTDEAMKIYNYRLSRARRIVENAFGILQERFELCQKGIQVQPKYIDNIILACTCLHNFIIGGTSTESQSIASVSINLENDNNMNNALDGTTVREMFKDYFNSDEGSIPWQNDIVNRH is encoded by the exons ATGGTAGATTGGGATTTAGTGTTGATATCGATTATTGCAGATGAAGAAGAAAGTGCACAGGCTAATAATAGGAATAGAAGAAGATTTTGGGTTGATAATTTATGGAAAGAAAGGGAATCAAAGGGTgaattcaataatttatttaatgacttAAAATACGACGtgcaaaaattttatgacTATCATAGAATGGATTATGAGAAATTTCAAGCACTGTTGAATATATGTCGACCATATATCGAAAAACAGAGGACCAATTTTCGCAACCCCATTGAAGCCGATCAAAGATTATCCTTGTGTTTGAG ATTTTTGATCACGGGAAGTAGCTTCAAGTCTCTAGGTTACAGCTATCGTATGGGGTTTAGTACAGTGCGCTCTATAGTACATGAAACTTGCCAAGTCATTTGGAATGTCCTAAGGCCTAGTGTTATGCCAAAACCAACAAGGGAAAAATGGACGCGAATCGCGATGgaatttgatgaaaaatgGAATTTCCCGAACTGCATCGGTGCAATAGATGGTAAACATTTTAGGATAAGGGCACCTCGCAATAGTGGAAGTCTCTACATGAactataaaaagttttttagtaTCGTGCTACTAGCGGTTGTGGatgcaaattataaatttgtgattGCAGATGTAGGATCATATGGACGAAATAGTGATGGAGGTATAATGCAAAACTcaatatttggaaaaaaattgacTTCTAATGCCCTCGATATTCCCCCAAAAAAACGTTTACCGAGGACAGATCTTGAGTTGCCCTATGTTTTTATAGCAGACGAGGCTTTTCCGTTAACCACAAACATTATGAGACCATTTAGTAGCGACCGATTGACAGATGAAGCaatgaaaatatacaattatcGTTTGAGTAGAGCCAGGCGTATCGTCGAAAATGCATTTGGTATACTTCAAGAACGTTTCGAATTATGTCAAAAAGGAATTCAGgttcaaccaaaatatattgataatatCATTTTAGCATGTACTTGCTTACACAATTTCATCATAGGTGGTACAAGCACAGAAAGTCAAAGTATAGCAAGTGTAAGCATTAATTTAGAAAACgataataatatgaacaaTGCATTAGATGGTACGACAGTACGGGAGATGTTTAAAGATTACTTTAACTCTGATGAGGGCTCGATTCCATGGCAAAACGATATTGTAAATAGACATTAA
- the LOC106133257 gene encoding uncharacterized protein LOC106133257: MEEKLITLVQAYDYLYNMSSKHYMNTQMKNNAWRIIGTEMNKTGEECQKIWSNIRNNFRKALNNRKTKSGDPYTKRRPIKFEKELEFLKKFIQHRKQTSNLDSSSEDTQTSFAESAVVDSDERSVSRMTNDSHHSSIIPEPTTTAEILNKYIESKKEVDAIDSFFQTMAATVKKLPKREQVRIKRQIFNMVTDAELNYIEGTPAPTSEDVSTNLQHQRPCRTAFTSRSGCGTAAGLGYEAVSGSGYETTSRSGYETTSRSGYEAASGSDFGTASGSGYEAASGSGFGTASGSGYEAASGSGFGTASGSGYEAASGSGFGTASGSGYEPASRSGYETASGPGYEAASGSGYKTAVSEYETNLK; the protein is encoded by the exons ATGgaggaaaaattaataacattagtTCAAGcctatgattatttatataatatgtcaTCAAAACATTATATGAACACTCAAATGAAGAACAATGCGTGGAGAATAATTGGGacagaaatgaataaaacag gtGAAGAATGTCAGAAAATATGGAGTAATATACGTAATAATTTTAGGAAAGCTCTGAATAACAGAAAAACAAAGAGTGGTGACCCGTACACAAAGCGACGCCCTatcaagtttgaaaaagagctggagtttttgaaaaaattcatTCAGCACAGAAAACAAACCTCGAATTTGGACTCCTCTTCAGAGGATACGCAGACTTCTTTTGCAGAATCCGCTGTCGTTGATAGCGATGAACGTTCAGTTTCGCGAATGACCAATGATTCACACCATTCCTCAATAATACCAGAACCTACAACAACTGCtgaaatactaaataaatatattgaatcGAAAAAGGAGGTGGACGCCATTGATTCGTTCTTTCAAACAATGGCTGCCACAGTAAAAAAGCTACCAAAAAGAGAGCAGGTCCGAATAAAgagacaaatatttaatatggtAACTGACGCCGAATTAAACTACATAGAGGGAACTCCAGCTCCAACATCTGAAGATGTCTCTACCAATTTGCAACATCAACGACCATGCCGTACCGCTTTTACTTCAAGATCTGGCTGTGGAACCGCGGCAGGCTTGGGCTATGAAGCTGTATCAGGATCTGGCTATGAAACCACCTCAAGATCTGGCTATGAAACCACCTCAAGATCTGGCTATGAAGCAGCTTCGGGGTCTGACTTTGGAACCGCCTCAGGCTCCGGTTATGAAGCAGCTTCGGGGTCTGGCTTTGGAACTGCCTCAGGCTCTGGTTATGAAGCAGCTTCGGGGTCTGGCTTTGGAACTGCCTCAGGCTCTGGTTATGAAGCAGCTTCGGGGTCTGGCTTTGGAACCGCCTCAGGTTCTGGCTATGAACCTGCTTCACGGTCTGGTTATGAAACCGCCTCGGGCCCTGGCTATGAAGCTGCTTCAGGGTCTGGCTACAAAACTGCAGTTTCTGAATACGAAACTAATCTAAAGTAG